A single region of the Rattus rattus isolate New Zealand chromosome 8, Rrattus_CSIRO_v1, whole genome shotgun sequence genome encodes:
- the LOC116907629 gene encoding LOW QUALITY PROTEIN: uncharacterized protein CXorf40 homolog (The sequence of the model RefSeq protein was modified relative to this genomic sequence to represent the inferred CDS: inserted 1 base in 1 codon) produces the protein MKFPCLSFRQPYAGLILNGIKTLETRWRPLLSSYQKCTVAIHIAHRDWEDDAWQKVLVERLGMTPTQIQTLLQAGEKYGRGVIAGLVDIGETLQCPENLAADDVVELETQAVLTNLHLKYLTXVSNPRWLLEPIPRKGGKDIFQVDIPEHPDPTGERMEQ, from the exons ATGAAGTTTCCCTGCCTGTCCTTCCGGCAGCCCTACGCTGGTTTAATCTTAAATGGAATCAAGACTCTTGAGACACGTTGGCGTCCCCTGTTGAGCAGCTATCAGAAATGTACTGTTGCCATCCATATTGCTCACAGGGATTGGGAAGATGATGCGTGGCAGAAAGTGCTGGTGGAGAGGTTGGGGATGACCCCAACACAGATTCAGACCTTACTACAGGCAGGAGAAAAATACGGCAGAGGGGTAATAGCTG GACTTGTTGACATTGGAGAGACTTTGCAGTGTCCAGAAAACTTAGCTGCTGATGATGTTGTGGAACTGGAAACTCAAGCAGTGCTAACTAACCTGCACCTGAAGTACCTGA CAGTTTCAAACCCCAGGTGGTTACTGGAGCCCATACCTAGGAAAGGGGGGAAAGATATATTCCAAGTAGATATCCCAGAGCACCCTGATCCCACTGGAGAAAGAATGGAGCAGTGA